From Methylomonas sp. EFPC3, a single genomic window includes:
- a CDS encoding amino acid permease yields MTRRAAKISESTGIAPPPDRLRPSLHWFHLLALGVGAIVGTGILTLIGVGAGKAGPAVVVSFVFAGLVCACAALAYAEMATAMPQAGGAYTYARLVIGERIAWLVGWSLILEYSLVVSAVAVGWSGYAAPLLHDALAIPWHWMQGPEAGGSANLPAVAVIAAVAAALIYGTRESATFNALLVGLKLVALLLFVVLAAREFDPVNLQPFMPFGFAKQTGADGVERGVMVAAAIIFFAFYGFDAIATAAEEARDPERDLALGIVGSMLVCVAIYIAVALAALGALSYERFAASPEPLALVLRELGQPLAARFLGLSAVVALPTVILAFFYGQSRIFYALARDGLLPAALAKISRRGTPAGATAFTALLVGAIAGTFPLAEIAALANAGTLLAFSAVAASMLISRRQGPPPPGRFRAPLPWLTGPLAILGCGYLFVSLPWQTQAYFLIWNALGGLIYWIAAKRRRS; encoded by the coding sequence ATGACGCGGCGCGCTGCGAAAATATCGGAATCGACCGGCATCGCCCCACCGCCGGACCGGCTGAGGCCCAGCCTGCACTGGTTCCATCTGCTCGCGCTCGGCGTCGGCGCCATCGTCGGCACCGGCATTCTGACCTTGATCGGCGTCGGTGCCGGCAAGGCCGGTCCGGCCGTGGTGGTGTCTTTCGTGTTTGCCGGCCTGGTCTGCGCTTGCGCGGCGCTGGCTTATGCCGAAATGGCGACTGCGATGCCGCAGGCCGGCGGCGCGTACACCTATGCCCGGCTCGTAATCGGCGAGCGGATCGCCTGGCTGGTGGGCTGGAGCCTGATTCTGGAGTATTCGCTGGTGGTCAGCGCCGTCGCGGTCGGTTGGTCGGGGTATGCCGCACCGTTGCTGCACGACGCGCTGGCGATTCCGTGGCACTGGATGCAAGGCCCCGAGGCCGGCGGCAGCGCCAATCTGCCTGCCGTGGCCGTCATCGCCGCCGTGGCGGCAGCTTTGATCTACGGCACCCGGGAAAGCGCAACTTTCAACGCACTGTTGGTAGGCTTGAAACTGGTCGCCTTGCTGCTGTTCGTCGTGTTGGCGGCGCGCGAATTCGACCCGGTCAATCTGCAACCTTTCATGCCGTTCGGTTTTGCCAAACAAACCGGCGCCGACGGCGTCGAGCGCGGTGTGATGGTCGCCGCGGCCATCATCTTTTTTGCGTTTTACGGTTTCGATGCGATCGCCACCGCGGCCGAAGAAGCCCGCGATCCGGAACGGGATCTGGCGCTCGGTATCGTCGGTTCGATGTTGGTCTGCGTGGCGATTTACATTGCTGTCGCGCTGGCGGCGTTGGGGGCGCTGAGTTACGAACGGTTTGCCGCCAGTCCGGAGCCGTTGGCCTTGGTGTTGCGCGAACTGGGTCAACCATTGGCGGCGCGGTTTCTGGGCTTGTCCGCGGTTGTGGCGTTGCCGACCGTGATTCTGGCGTTCTTTTACGGCCAAAGCCGGATTTTCTATGCGCTGGCGCGGGACGGCCTGTTACCGGCCGCGCTGGCCAAAATTTCCCGGCGCGGCACGCCGGCCGGCGCCACGGCCTTTACTGCGTTGCTGGTCGGCGCCATCGCCGGCACGTTTCCGCTGGCGGAGATCGCGGCATTGGCCAATGCCGGAACCTTGCTGGCGTTTAGCGCAGTCGCCGCCAGCATGCTGATCTCCCGCCGGCAAGGTCCGCCGCCGCCGGGCCGCTTCCGCGCGCCGCTGCCCTGGCTGACCGGCCCGCTCGCCATTCTGGGCTGCGGCTATTTGTTCGTCAGCCTGCCGTGGCAAACGCAAGCCTATTTCCTGATCTGGAATGCATTGGGCGGCCTGATTTACTGGATTGCCGCCAAACGCCGCCGCTCTTGA
- a CDS encoding DUF2750 domain-containing protein translates to MRYQPHSDEIAAVPEMSDEELLEYFLYRVFETDEVWCLKDAGQPVLRDVAGRDTLPVWPYKIFAEAAANGDWEGLQPVPESVDYFTYQTLNRAAGQDVTLEILPRGPAPGCLIAPQRLFGMLENMMEARDYTVGD, encoded by the coding sequence ATGCGCTACCAACCTCACTCAGACGAAATTGCTGCCGTTCCCGAGATGTCCGATGAAGAATTGCTGGAGTATTTTTTGTACCGCGTGTTCGAGACCGACGAAGTTTGGTGTCTGAAAGACGCCGGGCAACCGGTGCTACGCGACGTGGCCGGCCGGGACACGCTGCCGGTTTGGCCGTATAAAATCTTTGCCGAGGCTGCCGCCAATGGCGACTGGGAGGGGTTGCAGCCGGTGCCGGAATCGGTGGACTATTTTACCTATCAGACCCTAAATCGCGCGGCCGGCCAGGACGTGACGCTGGAAATCCTGCCGCGCGGTCCGGCGCCGGGCTGTTTGATTGCGCCGCAACGCTTGTTCGGTATGCTGGAAAACATGATGGAAGCGCGCGACTACACGGTAGGCGATTGA
- a CDS encoding IS110 family transposase translates to MTSIIIGIDIAKLKFDVARLAEGKYKHAKFANNPEGFAAFAVWLDGFGDTDPRLCMEATGAYGLPLAEFLADRGYFVSVVNPAQIHAFGKSELSRAKTDKADAKLIARYALQADPVAWKPLPANLRQLHALTRRLEHLGEMQRMEQNRLETADTTIVPSINTVLATLAAELKATRQAIQDHIDKNPDLKQQSDLLTSIPGIGPATTAYLLVALSPHHGYVNAKQIVAQAGLAPAIRQSGQWQGKTCIAKTGDARLRKALYLPALVAWQHNPAIRVPCERLKANGKNGKLTVCAAMRKLIHLAFAILKSGKPFDPNFSLA, encoded by the coding sequence ATGACTTCCATTATCATTGGCATCGATATTGCCAAGCTTAAATTCGACGTGGCCCGGCTCGCCGAAGGCAAATACAAGCATGCTAAGTTTGCCAACAATCCCGAGGGCTTTGCCGCGTTTGCCGTCTGGCTAGACGGCTTTGGCGACACCGACCCGCGTCTTTGCATGGAAGCCACTGGCGCTTACGGCCTACCCCTGGCAGAGTTTCTCGCCGACCGAGGCTACTTCGTCAGCGTGGTCAATCCTGCTCAAATTCATGCCTTCGGAAAAAGCGAACTCAGTCGCGCCAAAACCGATAAAGCCGATGCCAAGCTGATTGCCCGCTATGCCCTGCAAGCCGACCCGGTCGCCTGGAAACCACTACCCGCAAATCTGCGCCAGTTGCACGCCCTCACGCGTCGCTTAGAGCACTTGGGGGAAATGCAGCGCATGGAGCAGAACAGGTTGGAGACGGCTGACACCACCATCGTCCCTTCCATCAACACGGTGCTGGCGACATTGGCGGCCGAACTAAAGGCCACCCGTCAAGCCATCCAGGACCATATCGACAAGAATCCCGATCTCAAACAGCAAAGCGACCTGTTGACCTCCATTCCGGGGATCGGCCCCGCGACGACCGCCTATTTGCTCGTGGCTCTAAGCCCTCATCACGGCTACGTCAATGCCAAACAAATCGTGGCCCAAGCCGGACTCGCGCCCGCCATCCGTCAGTCAGGACAATGGCAAGGCAAAACCTGTATTGCCAAGACCGGTGACGCTCGGTTGCGCAAAGCGCTCTATCTACCCGCTTTGGTCGCCTGGCAACATAATCCAGCCATCCGCGTCCCATGCGAACGGCTCAAAGCCAACGGCAAAAACGGCAAGCTCACCGTCTGCGCCGCCATGCGTAAGCTCATTCATCTGGCTTTCGCTATCTTGAAATCCGGTAAACCTTTTGATCCTAATTTTTCCCTTGCATGA
- a CDS encoding efflux transporter outer membrane subunit — translation MRLLTPIIISVALTGCSLLHKPLPVPDKSVPDKFIYRLQATQPPQKSQSWLAALHDPLLADLIAKAERQNLGLAELKARLVEAEATQTIDTSTLLPRLDGQASADINHRLGRKETNINPSTTQQGRTSGTYTLAAKASWEVPLFGRYQSVVDGAKANVALAEEDIKAAQLILRAEIASAYIQLRTAQQRQQLIKWITDIQDQLVKLTKVRLINELASAFDLARAEQSATQTKAQLPQTLEDEARAKLRLMALLGQTTMDARLDKPDNLPAPSTVNINITPANLLRLRPDVRRAEAAVLRQSAELGVAKADVFPRLTLEGSIALNANLVGVSLVPGAGGVGNFGPSLTVPLFDWGQRFAKVDARYAGLVAETARYRQTVINAYEEAEASLNALAQQQARLALAANSATQAEQAAKLANVQQREGLIDLLEQLLVQERLLSAKQEKLDAAQSALNAYIQLHRVFAAGETLYNGS, via the coding sequence ATGCGTTTACTGACCCCCATCATTATTTCAGTAGCACTTACAGGTTGTTCTTTACTCCATAAGCCACTGCCTGTGCCTGATAAATCCGTGCCGGACAAATTTATCTATCGCTTACAAGCGACACAGCCACCACAAAAATCTCAAAGTTGGTTGGCTGCGTTGCATGATCCCCTGCTTGCCGACTTGATTGCCAAGGCTGAACGTCAGAATCTTGGACTAGCCGAGCTCAAAGCGCGGCTGGTTGAAGCGGAAGCGACGCAAACAATTGATACCAGCACGCTGTTGCCACGGCTTGATGGTCAGGCAAGTGCTGATATTAATCATCGCCTTGGTCGTAAGGAAACCAACATCAACCCAAGCACTACACAACAAGGACGGACCTCAGGGACTTACACACTGGCCGCCAAAGCCAGCTGGGAAGTGCCGCTGTTTGGCCGTTATCAATCGGTGGTGGACGGGGCCAAGGCAAATGTTGCCTTGGCCGAAGAAGACATCAAGGCCGCCCAGCTTATCTTACGTGCAGAAATTGCCAGCGCTTACATCCAGTTACGAACCGCGCAGCAACGCCAGCAACTCATCAAATGGATTACTGATATTCAGGATCAGCTCGTAAAGTTGACCAAAGTAAGGCTTATTAATGAGCTTGCCAGCGCGTTTGATTTGGCGCGCGCCGAGCAGTCGGCAACGCAGACCAAGGCGCAACTGCCACAAACACTAGAAGATGAAGCCCGTGCCAAGCTGCGCTTGATGGCGCTGCTGGGGCAAACCACAATGGATGCAAGGTTGGATAAGCCCGATAATTTACCTGCCCCGTCTACTGTCAACATTAATATAACGCCTGCCAATTTACTCCGTTTGCGCCCGGATGTACGCCGCGCCGAAGCCGCTGTGCTTAGGCAATCGGCAGAGCTTGGCGTCGCCAAAGCAGACGTATTCCCACGGTTGACGCTAGAAGGCAGTATTGCCCTCAACGCCAATCTCGTGGGGGTTTCCCTGGTGCCGGGCGCAGGCGGCGTCGGCAATTTCGGGCCATCATTGACCGTCCCGCTCTTCGATTGGGGCCAGCGCTTTGCCAAGGTGGATGCGCGTTACGCGGGCCTGGTAGCTGAGACAGCACGCTACCGCCAAACCGTGATTAATGCCTATGAGGAAGCGGAGGCAAGCCTCAATGCCTTGGCACAACAGCAAGCACGACTGGCGCTAGCCGCCAACTCTGCCACTCAGGCAGAACAAGCCGCCAAGCTCGCCAATGTCCAACAAAGGGAAGGGCTGATTGATTTGTTAGAACAGCTCTTAGTCCAAGAAAGGTTGCTGTCAGCCAAGCAGGAAAAATTGGATGCTGCACAATCGGCGCTCAATGCCTACATTCAACTGCATCGTGTTTTTGCGGCAGGAGAAACTTTGTATAACGGAAGCTAA
- a CDS encoding DUF2975 domain-containing protein, whose product MLKPQELKLFVRLDLFCRILWVLFPITLCYGLYWVFEFGYFTETGDECSAHPIKEFSLPGKVLASIYLGINIVLYALLLAFIHHLIRKFRQGEMFVESTLEIMKSIAFVLMAWPFIEITLYNLVAYSLNKIGDLKDWDPSFYLELVLLALGGVILALRLVIAYAIKLHKDAEMTV is encoded by the coding sequence ATGCTGAAACCTCAAGAACTAAAGCTATTTGTACGACTGGACCTGTTCTGCCGCATCTTGTGGGTGCTGTTTCCCATCACCCTTTGCTACGGGCTGTATTGGGTGTTTGAGTTTGGTTACTTCACCGAGACCGGCGACGAATGCAGCGCGCATCCAATTAAAGAATTCTCGCTGCCCGGTAAAGTTCTCGCAAGTATTTACCTGGGCATCAACATCGTGCTTTATGCGCTGCTGTTGGCGTTTATCCACCATTTGATCCGCAAATTCCGCCAAGGCGAGATGTTTGTCGAGAGTACGCTCGAGATCATGAAAAGTATTGCTTTTGTGCTGATGGCCTGGCCTTTCATTGAGATTACGCTGTACAACCTCGTCGCTTACAGCCTGAATAAAATCGGCGATCTCAAAGACTGGGACCCTTCTTTCTATCTCGAACTGGTCTTACTGGCGCTGGGCGGGGTGATACTTGCGCTGAGACTAGTGATTGCTTACGCCATCAAATTGCACAAAGACGCAGAGATGACCGTGTAA
- a CDS encoding helix-turn-helix transcriptional regulator: protein MTIIVNLDVMLAKRKMRLNELSERTNISIQNLSILKTGKARAIRFTTLNCICEALECQPGDILEYNPGPQGEDEDC from the coding sequence ATGACCATTATCGTCAATTTAGATGTCATGCTCGCCAAACGCAAAATGCGCCTGAACGAATTATCGGAGCGCACCAACATTTCAATTCAAAACCTCTCGATTCTAAAAACCGGCAAAGCCCGTGCGATCAGGTTCACCACGCTTAACTGTATCTGCGAAGCCTTAGAATGCCAGCCGGGCGATATTTTGGAATATAACCCAGGCCCACAAGGTGAGGATGAAGATTGCTAA
- a CDS encoding ABC transporter permease, producing MKIAKVSLARASLQYEWRRYLPAIFAVAFSGLLVLVQAALMIGMFATTAVYIDKTGADLWVGFPGTMSIDQGQPVSDDVEAFLHMHPEVKQVEAFQWGQGQWRQPGLGKVAVFLIGVLTHADSLVMREVLTPEAKKLLNEPNSILIDEADQEKLNATVGDYAEINGNRVKIVALTQDLKALGGVNVVASITTVRNLDASLKSSDEVAYFVVKLKNPAYAEIVRDQLKPTGSLKRYEIWTKDEFSMMSTLFWLFESGAGIGFLFSTIIAMVVGTVITSQTLMAAVAAAIKEYATLRALGVVFVKLKFVVLEQSLWVGVIGLIISFVLSFSLIWLAQVNYVPVGLNFSLVLLVAISVMAVALFSGLLALRQLKKADPAALLR from the coding sequence ATGAAGATTGCTAAAGTCTCGCTGGCGCGCGCTTCCTTGCAATATGAATGGCGGCGCTATTTGCCTGCCATTTTCGCCGTGGCGTTCTCTGGGTTGCTGGTGTTGGTGCAGGCGGCGCTGATGATCGGTATGTTCGCTACTACCGCCGTGTACATAGACAAAACAGGGGCGGATTTGTGGGTGGGCTTTCCTGGCACAATGTCCATCGACCAAGGCCAGCCTGTGAGCGATGATGTCGAGGCGTTTTTGCACATGCACCCAGAAGTTAAGCAGGTCGAAGCGTTCCAATGGGGGCAGGGTCAGTGGCGGCAACCGGGGCTTGGCAAGGTTGCTGTGTTCCTGATCGGTGTCCTCACCCATGCCGATTCCCTGGTCATGCGGGAGGTATTAACGCCAGAGGCCAAAAAATTGCTCAACGAACCCAACAGCATCCTGATTGATGAAGCCGACCAAGAGAAGTTGAATGCAACCGTCGGTGATTATGCAGAAATCAACGGAAACCGGGTCAAAATTGTAGCGCTTACCCAAGACCTTAAAGCCTTGGGCGGAGTCAATGTCGTTGCTTCCATAACCACCGTGCGCAACCTGGATGCCAGCTTGAAAAGCAGCGATGAAGTCGCCTATTTTGTGGTTAAGCTGAAAAACCCTGCATACGCTGAAATCGTCCGCGATCAACTGAAGCCCACCGGCTCCCTCAAGCGCTATGAGATATGGACAAAAGATGAATTCTCGATGATGAGTACATTATTCTGGCTGTTTGAATCCGGCGCGGGCATTGGTTTTTTATTTTCCACTATCATTGCCATGGTTGTCGGTACGGTCATTACTAGCCAAACATTAATGGCCGCTGTTGCCGCCGCCATCAAGGAATACGCAACGCTCAGAGCGCTTGGCGTGGTGTTTGTCAAACTCAAGTTCGTGGTGCTTGAGCAATCGCTTTGGGTTGGGGTTATTGGCCTGATCATTTCGTTTGTGTTGAGTTTCTCGCTCATTTGGCTCGCGCAGGTAAACTACGTGCCGGTTGGCTTGAATTTCTCGTTGGTACTGTTGGTCGCTATTTCAGTGATGGCAGTGGCGCTGTTTTCTGGCTTGCTTGCACTTAGGCAACTCAAAAAGGCTGATCCGGCGGCTCTGCTCAGATAA
- a CDS encoding ABC transporter ATP-binding protein has protein sequence MQKQASIIAKDLAKSFTTGSITIAVLKGLSIEIYPGEMTLIIGPSGCGKSTLLALLSGLNRQDRGDISVLGQRLSALDDDGMDDFRLQNSGFIFQGFNLFPSLSALEQVILPLQYLGLDEHTAEQKAKEALSHVGLAPRMHLRPAELSGGEKQRVAIARVLAKEPKILFADEPTSALDKVSGQNVVDILQHTAHEKGTTVLCVSHDQRLIAHADRVLSMEDGMIHSDTHPDKDMAARFKSMEHAYDH, from the coding sequence ATGCAAAAGCAAGCTTCTATTATCGCTAAAGATTTAGCCAAGTCTTTTACCACTGGCAGCATCACGATTGCCGTCCTGAAAGGTTTGTCGATTGAAATTTATCCGGGTGAAATGACGCTTATCATTGGCCCTTCCGGTTGCGGTAAAAGTACGTTGCTGGCGCTACTGTCCGGTTTGAATCGGCAAGACCGTGGGGATATAAGTGTGCTAGGGCAACGTCTTTCGGCGCTTGATGATGATGGCATGGATGATTTCCGCTTGCAAAATTCCGGGTTTATTTTTCAGGGCTTCAACCTATTCCCTTCACTGTCTGCACTGGAACAAGTGATTTTGCCGTTGCAATATTTGGGCTTGGACGAACACACCGCCGAACAAAAAGCGAAAGAGGCGCTTAGCCATGTCGGGCTTGCGCCACGGATGCACCTGCGTCCAGCGGAATTATCCGGCGGCGAGAAACAGCGCGTTGCCATTGCACGGGTGCTTGCAAAGGAGCCCAAGATTTTATTCGCCGATGAACCGACTTCTGCGCTCGATAAAGTCAGCGGGCAGAATGTGGTGGATATCCTGCAGCATACGGCGCACGAAAAAGGCACGACAGTCTTGTGCGTAAGCCACGACCAGCGCCTGATCGCCCATGCCGACCGCGTACTATCGATGGAAGATGGCATGATTCATTCCGACACACACCCTGATAAAGATATGGCGGCAAGATTCAAATCCATGGAACACGCGTATGATCACTAA